The proteins below are encoded in one region of Lonchura striata isolate bLonStr1 chromosome 1, bLonStr1.mat, whole genome shotgun sequence:
- the NBEAL2 gene encoding LOW QUALITY PROTEIN: neurobeachin-like protein 2 (The sequence of the model RefSeq protein was modified relative to this genomic sequence to represent the inferred CDS: inserted 2 bases in 1 codon): protein MASSRERLCELWMLYFAKKDLSYLQQWLEAFVASFERVIALPSLEPRRPEEAGSEIPALPREVLQVLSQRLGHSVALGTRAGDRAAGLGQALLLLKFFSIICRNLENIQPDRSPGCLPHVLRLLRLCGSQLRNIPGDERSRAQLENKGTQLESQQNGAQLENGAQLEKGTLPKNGAQLESQQNGTQLENGTQLEKGTRPENGTQLENGAQLESQAQLESRAQLENGMLHALHLCECFLDPYQTWRRQLSGESISSKEKSKYKFAPAPLPPEFGAFFQESFQGGKQLPETIQLRIIHLFGAILSGSKPNALQAITPAALDALLRLLQRRCGGAPPCPALQEAALRSVVAAVHVLHGSSPGAGPVSLRSLLDGYFRVLNSDLPAASPEPEAAGGLIALRVLMLDAIPAMLSCQDRPVLQAVFLSNNCFEHIIRLLQNSKLYLGGSREAGEARDEVPTWNGDGLQQVNASSSDAIAVHALGVLTAIMSNSPSAKEVFKERIGYAHLYEVLRSQGQPTQRLLQELLNMAVEGDHSSFPVRPIRNEQPLLILLAWLPALECRDLQVFLSVWLRRLCEASLPSRLTCVKAGMVGSLLGALATEPALPSACSQNLLELLRSLGSLSIRPGELRQLLRLLRRERGRGPHPYVAPVIRALSGMARGEGPPRALQSFDLSPGMAGIMVPTIQKWPGGAFAFHAWLCLSEEEPEPLARPKRRQLYSFFTAGGTGFEAFFTAGGVLVVAVCTKKDYMTVALPEFAFNDSAWHCIDIVHVAGRRPFGQNIVSIYADGHLRKTAQLRFPSLHESFTSCCIGSAGHRTTTTAATAASHPPAPHGPELVFTQHPVLGRSQSVPATLGPHSWTPTQLPTEGVVATTAAGSQDTEWGSPTSLEGHLGSVAIFCEALQQAQVKALFCAGPNVTSPFTLEGDLVELSSKLLLYYTPQACRNNICLDLSPSHGLDGRLTGHKVVNWDIKDVVNCVGGMGVLLPLLEQVVSKTEEPEDEQETNDLVGPELTSSRNAQGMLIPLGKSSESRLERNSVAAFLLLVKNFLRNHAVNQESLVQCHGPAIIGALLHKVPGTLLDMSALMASQILMEQVASEGSGLLLHLLYQHLLFDFRIWSNSDFAVRLGHIQYLASVVKDHKQRIRKKYGVQFILDSIRTYYGEKTTATDDVRTVQTSLFSLVKDFFCRSFSGEEMQSLLNYLAGAQDEQQVCGALEVIHSLLKGSPAQEQLFAFLFEPGHVELLFSLLVQKRFSDEVRERVFKVLYKMLKYEKVPERSKSRLKLKDIGYHGLISYLSDIPGSMLLFRCLSEQVLGADPPNYKDLVAVVYLSHRAELSIRLDICRKLFHLIYAQQDLVKQLARLAGWQDTLTKLYVKESYECRQRGRSTAGCPEPLRLSEPSGKDGMSPPPAELQELDVFLPLGYEASDQELSEGFSDHSISPSGRTKSFHSYNFKSFDSSDRASRSSSNPGDGPAFDGVYHPLSPFSTSPFDLGLDLASTSSMATAESGTQTPASGPGTPSPLESFKPFPGMRARKSSSLSNVLDESSYQDALPSDNVSNTSNPQQTPEEELCNLLTNIIFSVTWRGVEGCDEAAWRERGQVFSVLTKLGTACELVRPPDEIKRSLLEMMLESALTDLKESGPAALPGLSHNALKLLRLLQDFLFSEGHNNQALWSEKIYEGVSSLLDKLGVWHHLADGTSDLKEMAQTGLRVLVGYILLQDPQLHSPAYVKLHSLLQTTSAPRRDEACYLLGKLETPLRRSLDSRSETFSWLVPIIRTLMDQCYETLQLQQFLPSLPPTNGSPTFYEDFQLFCTTPEWRGFIEKHVQPTMAQFEMDTFARSHDLMSNFWNACYDALMSSSQRREQEKAASRKLFQELVLEPAAKRCKAENARHANVLKQTNNQHSTVLKQWRSLCRLLTSPRSAWADRNPPEVRWKLSSAETYSRMRLKLVPNLNFDQHLEASALRDNLGADHLQNPAESLPLAMAKEAKVSELEDDQLAEEDLPVLDNQAEPKEQNQREKLVVSEDCELITTVAVVPGRLEVTTQHVYFYDGSSEKEETEGGIGYDFKRPLSHLREVHLRRYNLRRSALELFFIDQANYFLNFRKKVGTPSSPPRSFPGPQLQQLRVLVSPXQVRNKVYSCILGLRPPNQTYFGSRSPQELLKASGLTQKWVLREISNFEYLMQLNTIAGRTYNDLSQYPVFPWILRDYVSETLDLTNPAVFRDLSKPIGVANERHARDVKEKYESFEDPTGTVDKFHYGTHYSNAAGVMHYLIRTEPFTTLHIQLQSGRFDCSDRQFHSVPAAWQARMENPVDVKELIPEFFYFPEFLENQNGFDLGCLQLSNEKVGDVVLPRWARSREDFIRQHRKALESEYVSAHLHEWIDLIFGYKQRGPAAVEALNVFYYCTYEGAVDLDAITDETQRKALEGIISNFGQTPCQLLKEPHPARLSAESAARRLAHLDTRSPNVFENLGQLKSFFVEGISDGVALVQAVVPKNQAHSFITQGSDILVTVSANGLLGTHNWLPYDKNISNYFSFTKDPTVTNAKTQRFLQGPFAPGADLSSRTLAVSPDGKLLFSGGHWDNSLRVTSLAKGKVVGHITRHIDVVTCLSLDLCGIYLISGSRDTTCMVWQVLQQGGFSSGLAPKPVQVLYGHDAEVTCVAISTELDMAVSGSKDGTIITHTVRRGLFIRSLRPPGESCPPAVLSHLAVGPEGQVVAQTAVGQPSCSKERFALHLYSVNGKLLSSVPLDREVTAMCLTEDFVVLGTSECGLEIRELQSLRAAVPPVPMRVPVRSVSVTKEKSHILVGLEDGKLIVVGAGQPAEVRPGQFHRRLWRSTRRISQVSAGETEYNPSEGRA, encoded by the exons AAGGACCTGTCCTAcctgcagcagtggctggaGGCCTTCGTCGCCAGCTTCGAGAGGGTCATCGCCCTGCCCTCGCTGGAGCCCCgcag GCCCGAGGAGGCGGGCTCCGAGAtcccggcgctgccgcgggaggtgctgcaggtgctgagCCAGCGGCTGGGGCACAGCGTGGCGCTGGGGACGCGCGCCGGGGACCGCGCCGCCGGGCTGGGCCAGGCGCTGCTGCTCCTCAAGTTCTTCAGCATCATCTGCAG gaacctggagaaCATCCAGCCCGACCGGAGCCCCGGCTGCCTCCCGCACGTGCTGCGGCTGCTGCGGCTCTGCGGGAGCCAG CTGCGGAACATCCCGGGGGACGAGCGGAGCCgggcacagctggaaaacaaggggacacagctggagaGCCAGCAGAACGGGGCACAGCTGGAAAACGGGGCACAGCTGGAGAAGGGGACACTGCCGAAAAatggggcacagctggagagCCAGCAGAAtgggacacagctggaaaaCGGGACACAGCTGGAGAAGGGGACACGGCCGGAAAAtgggacacagctggaaaatggggcacagctggagagccaggcacagctggagagcCGGGCACAGCTGGAAAACGGGATGCTGCACGCCCTGCACCTCTGCGAGTGCTTCCTCGACCCCTACCAGACCTGGCGGCGGCAGCTGAGCGG GGAATCCATCAGCTCCAAGGAGAAGAGCAAATACAAGTTCGCGCCCGCCCCGCTGCCCCCCGAGTTCGGTGCCTTTTTCCAAG agAGTTTCCAAGGTGGGAAGCAGCTCCCGGAAACGATCCAGCTCCGGATTATCCATCTTTTTGGAGCCATCCTCTCCGGATCCAAG CCCAACGCGCTCCAGGCCATCACGCCGGCGGCGCTGGACGcgctgctgcggctgctgcagcggcgctgcggcggggccccgccgtgccccgcgCTGCAGGAGGCGGCGCTGCGCTCCGTGGTGGCCGCGGTGCATGTCCTGCACGGCTCCAGCCCCGGCGCCGGCCCCGTGTCCCTGCGGAGCCTCCTGGACGGGTATTTCAGGGTGCTCAACTCCGACCTGCCCGCGGCCTCCCCGGAGCCCGAGGCGGCCGGCGGCCTCATCGCGCTGCGGGTGCTCATGTTGG ACGCCATCCCGGCCATGCTGAGCTGCCAGGACCGGCCGGTGCTCCAGGCTGTGTTCCTCAGCAACAACTGCTTCGAGCACATCATCCGCCTGCTCCAGAACAGCAAG CTCTACCTCGGCGGCTCGCGGGAGGCGGGTGAAGCCCGGGACGAGGTTCCCACGTGGAACGGGGATGGACTCCAGCAG GTCAACGCCAGCAGCTCCGACGCCATCGCTGTCCACGCCCTCGGGGTGCTCACGGCCATCATGAGCAACTCGCCGTCAGCCAAG GAGGTGTTCAAGGAGCGCATCGGCTACGCCCACCTCTACGAGGTGCTGAGGAGCCAGGGTCAGCCCACCCAGcgtctgctccaggagctcctcaaCATG gcagtggAGGGTGACCACAGCTCCTTCCCGGTGCGTCCCATCCGCAACGAGCAGCCCCTGCTGATCCTGCTGGCCTGGCTGCCGGCGCTGGAATGCCGGGAtctccaggtgttcctgtcGGTGTGGCTGCGGCGGCTCTGCGAGGCCTCCCTGCCCAGCCGCCTCACCTGCGTCAAGGCGGGCATGGTGGGCTCCCTGCTGGGCGCCCTGGCCACCGAGCCGGCGCTTCCCAGCGCCTGCTCCCAAaacctgctggagctgctgcgcTCCTTGGGCAGCCTCTCCATCCGGCCCGGGGAGCTGCGGCAGCTCCTGCGGCTGCTGCGGcgcgagcggggccgggggccgcACCCCTACGTGGCTCCGGTCATCCGGGCGCTGTCCGGCATGGCCAGGGGCGAGGGACCTCCGCGGGCGCTGCAGAGCTTCGACCTGAGCCCCGGCATGGCCGGGATCATGGTGCCCACCATCCAGAAGTGGCCCGGCGGCGCCTTCGCCTTCCACGCCTGGCTGTGCCTGAGCGAGGAGGAGCCGGAGCCGCTGGCGAGGCCGAAGAGGAGGCAGCTCTACAG CTTCTTCACGGCGGGCGGGACGGGCTTTGAGGCGTTCTTCACGGCGGGCGGCGTGCTGGTGGTGGCCGTGTGCACCAAGAAGGACTACATGACAGTGGCACTGCCCGAGTTTGCCTTCAACGACTCTGCCTGG cactgcattgacATCGTCCACGTTGCCGGCCGCCGGCCCTTCGGCCAGAACATCGTCAGCATCTACGCCGACGGACACCTGCGGAAAACGGCACAGCTCCGCTTCCCCTCCCTCCACGAG TCCTTCACCTCCTGCTGCATCGGCTCCGCGGGCCACCGGACCACCACGACGGCCGCCACCGCTGCCAGCCACCCGCCGGCACCGCACGGGCCGGAGCTGGTCTTCACCcagcaccctgtgctgggacgCTCCCAGTCTGTCCCCGCCACCCTCGGTCCCCACTCCTGGACCCCCACCCAGCTGCCCACGGAGGGGGTGGTGGCCACCACGGCAGCCGGAAGCCAGGACACGGAGTGGGGCAGCCCCACCTCGCTGGAGGGTCACCTGGGCTCCGTGGCCATCTTCTGCGAGGCTCTGCAGCAAGCCCAGGTCAAGGCTCTCTTCTGTGCAG GACCAAATGTCACATCCCCGTTCACACTGGAAGGTGACTTGGTGGAGCTCAGCAGTAAACTCTTGCTGTACTACACCCCCCAG GCCTGCAGGAACAACATCTGCTTGGACCTCTCTCCCAGCCACGGATTGGACGGGAGGCTGACGGGACACAAGGTGGTCAACTGGGACATCAAG gACGTGGTCAACTGCGTGGGTGGGATGGGggtgctcctgcccctgctcgaGCAAGTGGTGTCCAAGACGGAGGAGCCCGAGGATGAGCAGGAGACCAACGACCTGGTGGGGCCAGAGCTGACATCCTCCAGGAACGCCCAGGGCATGCTCATCCCGCTGGGGAAGTCCTCGG agagcaggcTGGAGAGGAACAGCGTGGCCgccttcctgctgctggtgaAGAACTTCCTGCGGAACCACGCCGTGAACCAGGAGAGCCTGGTGCAGTGCCACGGCCCGGCCATCATCGGAGCGCTGCTGCACAAG GTCCCTGGCACGCTACTGGACATGAGCGCCTTGATGGCCTCGCAGATCCTCATGGAGCAGGTGGCTTCCGAGGGCAGCGGGCTCCTGCTGCACCTCCTCTACCAGCACCTCCTCTTCGACTTCCGCATCTGGAGCAACAGCGACTTCGCCGTGCGCTTAG GTCACATCCAGTACCTGGCCAGCGTGGTCAAGGACCACAAGCAGCGCATCCGCAAGAAGTACGGGGTGCAGTTCATCCTGGACTCCATCCGGACCTACTACGG GGAGAAGACCACGGCCACCGATGACGTCAGGACGGTGCAGACGTCCCTTTTCAGCCTGGTGAAGGATTTCTTCTGCAGGAGCTTCTCCGGGGAGGAGATGCAGAGCTTGCTGAACTACCTGGCAGGGGCACAGGACGAGCAGCAG GTCTGTGGAGCACTGGAGGTGATCCACAGCCTGCTGAagggctccccagcccaggagcagctcttcGCCTTCCTCTTCGAGCCGGGCCATGTGGAGCTGCTCTTTTCCCTGCTGGTGCAGAAGAGGTTCTCGGATGAAGTGAGGGAAAGGGTCTTCAAG GTCCTCTACAAGATGCTGAAGTACGAGAAGGTCCCTGAGCGCAGCAAGAGCCGCCTGAAGCTGAAGGACATCGGGTACCACGGGCTCATCTCCTACCTCAGCGACATTCCCGGCTCCATGCTGCTCTTCCGCTGCCTCTCGGAGCAGGTCCTGGGGGCAG ACCCTCCCAACTACAAGGACCTGGTGGCCGTGGTGTACCTGTCCCACCGGGCTGAGCTGAGCATCCGACTCGACATCTGCCGCAAg ctcttcCACCTGATCTACGCGCAGCAGGACCTGGTGAAGCAGCTGGCCAGGCTGGCCGGCTGGCAGGACACGCTCACCAAGCTCTACGTGAAGGAGTCCTACGAGTGCCGCCAGCGCGGCCGGAGCACCGCGGGCTGCCCGGAGCCGCTGCGCCTGTCCGAGCCCTCCGGCAAGGACGGGAtgagcccgccgcccgccgagCTCCAGGAGCTCGATGTCTTCCTCCCGCTGGGATACGAGGCCTCGGACCAGGAGCTCTCCGAGGGCTTCTCCGACCACTCCATCTCCCCGAGCGGCCGCACCAAGTCCTTCCACTCCTACAACTTCAAGTCCTTCGACTCCTCGGACCGGGCCAGCCGCTCGTCCTCCAACCCCGGGGACGGTCCCGCCTTCGACGGCGTCTACCACCCGCTGTCCCCCTTCTCCACCTCGCCCTTCGACCTGGGGCTGGACCTGGCCAGCACCAGCTCCATGGCCACGGCCGAGAGCGGCACCCAGACCCCGGCCAGCGGCCCCGGCACCCCCTCGCCCCTGGAGAGCTTCAAGCCCTTCCCGGGAATGCGAGCGCGCAagagctccagcctgtccaACGTCCTGGATGAGAGCAGCTACCAGGACGCGCTGCCCAGCGACAACGTCTCCAACACCAGCAacccccag CAAACCCCCGAGGAGGAGCTGTGCAACCTCCTGACCAACATCATCTTCTCGGTGACGTGGCGCGGGGTCGAGGGCTGCGACGAGGCGGCCTGGAGGGAGCGCGGCCAGGTCTTCTCCGTGCTCACCAAGCTGGGCACGGCCTGCGAGCTGGTGCGGCCCCCGGACGAGATCAAGCGCAG CCTGCTGGAGATGATGCTGGAGTCGGCGCTGACGGACCTGAAGGAGTcgggcccggccgcgctgcccggGCTCAGCCACAACGCCCTGAAGCTGCTGCGGCTGCTCCAGGATTTCCTCTTCTCCGAGGGACACAACAACCAGGCGCTGTGGAGCGAGAAG ATCTACGAGGGGGTCAGCAGCCTGCTGGACAAGCTGGGCGTGTGGCACCACCTGGCCGACGGCACCTCGGACCTCAAGGAGATGGCGCAGACGGGGCTGCGGGTGCTGGTCGGGTACATCCTGCTGCAGGACCCCCAG CTGCACTCGCCGGCCTACGTGAAGCTGCACAGCCTCCTGCAGACCACGTCGGCCCCGCGGCGGGACGAGGCCTGTTACCTGCTGGGGAAGCTGGAGACGCCCCTGCGGCGCTCCCTGGATTCCAGGTCGGAGACCTTCTCCTGGCTGGTGCCCATCATCCGCACGCTGATGGATCAGTGCTACGagaccctgcagctgcagcagttcCTGCCCTCGCTGCCCCCCACCAACGGCAGCCCCACCTTCTACGAGGACTTCCAGCTCTTCTGCACCACCCCAGAGTGGAGGGGCTTCATCGAGAAGCAC GTGCAGCCCACCATGGCCCAGTTTGAGATGGACACGTTTGCCAGGAGCCACGACCTGATGTCCAATTTCTGGAACGCCTGTTACGACGCCTTGATGAGCAGCTCCCAGCGCCGGGAGCAGGAGAAGGCGGCCAGCCGCAAGTTGTTCCAG GAGCTAGTGCTGGAGCCGGCGGCGAAGCGCTGCAAGGCGGAGAACGCGCGGCACGCCAACGTCCTCAAGCAGACCAACAACCAGCACAGCACCGTGCTCAAGCAGTGGCGCTCCCTGTGCCGCCTGCTCACCTCGCCCCGCTCCGCCTGGGCCGACCG GAACCCGCCGGAGGTTCGCTGGAAGTTGTCAAGTGCCGAGACCTACTCCCGGATGAGGCTGAAGCTGGTGCCCAACCTCAATTTCGACCAACACTTGGAGGCCAGCGCCCTACGGGACAATCTGG GAGCTGACCACCTCCAGAACCCCGCCGAGTCCCTCCCGCTCGCCATGGCCAAGGAGGCCAAGGTGAGCGAGCTGGAGGATGACCAGCTGGCCGAGGAGGACCTCCCTGTCCTGGACAACCA GGCTGAGCCCAAGGAGCAGAACCAGCGGGAGAAGCTGGTGGTGTCGGAGGACTGCGAGCTCATCACGACGGTGGCCGTGGTCCCTGGGCGCCTGGAGGTGACAACCCAGCACGTTTATTTCTATGACGGCAGCAGCGAGAAGGAGGAGACGGAGGGAG GGATCGGCTACGACTTCAAGCGCCCCTTGTCCCACCTGCGCGAGGTCCACCTGCGCCGCTACAACCTGCGCCGCTCTGCCCTCGAGCTCTTCTTCATCGACCAGGCCAACTACTTCCTCAACTTCAGAAAGAAGGTGGGGACCCCCTCATCCCCTCCCAGGTCCTTCCCAGGGccgcagctgcagcagctccgtgTCCTTGTGTCCCC CCAGGTGAGGAACAAGGTGTATTCCTGCATCCTTGGCCTGCGGCCCCCCAACCAGACCTATTTCGGCAGCCGGtccccccaggagctgctcaaaGCCTCGGGGCTCACGCAG AAATGGGTCCTGCGGGAGATCTCCAACTTCGAGTACCTCATGCAGCTGAACACCATCGCGGGGCGCACCTACAACGACCTGTCCCAGTACCCCGTG TTCCCCTGGATCCTGCGGGATTACGTCTCCGAGACCCTGGACCTCACCAACCCCGCCGTGTTCCGCGACCTGTCCAAGCCCATCGGGGTGGCCAACGAGCGGCACGCCCGCGACGTCAAGGAGAA GTACGAGAGCTTTGAGGACCCCACGGGCACGGTGGACAAGTTCCACTACGGCACTCACTACTCCAACGCCGCCGGGGTCATGCACTACCTGATCCGCACCGAGCCCTTCACCACCCTCCACATCCAGCTGCAGAGTGGCAG GTTCGACTGCTCGGACCGGCAGTTCCACTCGGTACCGGCGGCGTGGCAAGCCCGCATGGAGAACCCTGTGGACGTCAAGGAGCTCATCCCGGAGTTCTTCTACTTCCCGGAGTTCCTGGAGAACCAGAACG GTTTTGAcctgggctgcctgcagctctccaACGAGAAGGTGGGGGACGTGGTGCTGCCGCGGTGGGCGCGCTCCCGCGAGGACTTCATCCGCCAGCACCGCAAAGCCCTG GAGTCGGAATATGTCTCCGCCCACCTCCACGAGTGGATCGACCTCATTTTTGGGTACAAGcagcgcggcccggccgccgtGGAGGCCCTCAACGTCTTCTACTACTGCACCTACGAGG GGGCCGTGGACCTGGACGCCATCACCGACGAGACGCAGCGCAAGGCCCTGGAGGGCATCATCAGCAACTTCGGGCAGacgccctgccagctgctcaAG GAGCCGCACCCCGCCCGGCTGTCGGCAGAGAGCGCCGCCCGCAGGCTGGCCCACCTCGACACCCGCTCCCCCAACGTCTTCGAGAACCTGGGCCAGCTCAAGTCCTTCTTTGTGGAG GGCATCAGCGATGGGGTGGCCCTGGTGCAGGCCGTGGTCCCCAAGAACCAAGCCCATTCCTTCATCACTCAGGGATCTGACATCCTG GTCACCGTGAGTGCCAACGGCTTGTTGGGGACCCATAACTGGCTGCCCTACGACAAGAACATCTCCAACTACTTCAGCTTCACCAAAGACCCCACTGTCACCAACGCCAA GACCCAGCGCTTCCTGCAGGGCCCCTTCGCCCCCGGGGCCGACCTGAGCTCGCGCACGCTGGCCGTGTCCCCCGACGGGAAGCTGCTCTTCAGcgggggacactgggacaacAGCCTCCGTGTCACCTCGCTGGCCAAAGGCAAGGTCGTGGGGCACATCACCCGGCACATAG ATGTTGTCACCTGCCTGTCACTCGACCTCTGCGGCATCTACCTCATTTCTGGCTCACGGGACACCACCTGCATGGTGTGGCAGGTCCTACAGCAG GGTGGCTTTTCCAGCGGCTTGGCTCCCAAACCCGTCCAGGTGCTGTACGGCCACGACGCCGAGGTGACGTGTGTGGCCATCAGCACCGAGCTGGACATGGCCGTGTCCGGCTCCAAG gaCGGCACCATCATCACCCACACCGTGCGCCGGGGGCTCTTCATCCGCTCCCTGCGGCCGCCCGGCGAGAGCTGTCCCCCCGCCGTCCTGTCCCACCTGGCCGTGGGGCCCGAGGGGCAGGTGGTGGCCCAAACCGCCGTGGGGCAACCCTCCTGCTCCAAG GAGAGGTTCGCGCTGCACCTGTACTCGGTGAACGGGAAGCTCCTGTCCTCCGTCCCGCTGGACCGGGAGGTGACAGCCATGTGCCTGACCGAGGACTTCGTGGTGCTGGGGACCTCGGAGTGCGGGCTGGAGATCCGCGAGCTCCAGAG CCTCAGGGCGgccgtgccccccgtgcccatGCGGGTGCCCGTGCGCAGCGTGTCCGTCACCAAGGAGAAGAGCCACAtcctggtggggctggaggATGGAAAGCTCATCGTGGTGGGCGCCGGGCAGCCCGCGGAG GTGCGGCCGGGGCAGTTCCACCGGCGGCTCTGGCGTTCCACGCGGCGCATCTCCCAGGTGTCGGCCGGGGAGACCGAGTACAACCCCTCCGAGGGCAGGGCCTAG